A portion of the Agrobacterium tumefaciens genome contains these proteins:
- a CDS encoding NAD(P)/FAD-dependent oxidoreductase: MRKFDDIYAADFKEAPYWWEEAEPETNLDPVPEYADVVVVGSGYAGLAAATHLARAGRSVVVLDSDRLGSGCSTRSGGMVSSGQKLVVGGAIKGIDPELINRLIGESNESFEYLKMLIDTEKLDAGLKLTGRFFGAHTATDYVTLKRHGALLAEKTGVKVSFLDRDQQRAAIGSDYYHGGMLIDDYGGLHPGLYHKALRGRAKAAGVMLRSHARAGVVEDGPNRDKIVPTARGTIRTKDVIVATNGYTADDATPELARRLVPVKSYQIATEPLPADLMAELIPQGRMISDTRRDLIFSRPSTDGTRLLFGSRPGVFEMSERRAAKHIYARMLAVWPQLAGVKITHSWVGSVAMTVDKLAHIGERDGANFAVGCNGNGVALMTYLGYQTARKILGEQNAKSAFDRQKFTAVPFYSGKPWFLPAFTGWYRLRDFLDRPGR, encoded by the coding sequence ATGCGTAAGTTTGACGATATCTACGCCGCCGATTTCAAGGAAGCTCCCTATTGGTGGGAGGAGGCGGAGCCGGAGACCAATCTCGATCCCGTTCCCGAGTATGCCGACGTCGTGGTTGTCGGCTCCGGCTATGCCGGTCTTGCTGCCGCCACCCACCTTGCGCGTGCCGGACGCTCCGTTGTCGTGCTGGACAGTGACCGGCTCGGTTCCGGCTGCTCGACGAGGTCCGGCGGAATGGTGTCCAGCGGACAGAAGCTCGTCGTTGGAGGCGCGATCAAGGGAATTGACCCGGAGTTGATCAACCGGCTTATCGGCGAAAGTAACGAAAGCTTCGAATATCTGAAAATGTTAATCGACACGGAGAAGCTCGATGCCGGGCTGAAGCTGACTGGTCGCTTCTTTGGCGCCCACACCGCCACAGACTACGTGACGCTGAAGCGCCACGGTGCTCTGCTTGCCGAAAAGACTGGCGTGAAGGTCAGCTTCCTTGATCGAGATCAGCAGCGCGCGGCCATCGGTTCGGATTATTATCACGGGGGTATGCTGATAGATGACTATGGCGGCCTGCATCCGGGACTTTACCACAAGGCGCTGCGCGGGCGGGCCAAGGCTGCCGGTGTCATGCTGCGTTCCCACGCCCGTGCTGGCGTCGTTGAGGACGGGCCAAACCGCGATAAGATTGTGCCAACGGCGCGTGGGACGATCCGCACGAAGGATGTGATCGTCGCGACCAATGGCTATACGGCGGATGATGCGACGCCGGAATTGGCGCGCCGGCTCGTGCCCGTAAAGAGCTATCAGATCGCTACCGAGCCGTTGCCGGCCGATCTGATGGCTGAGCTTATCCCGCAGGGCCGCATGATTTCGGACACCCGCCGGGATCTCATCTTCAGCCGACCGTCGACGGACGGGACGCGGCTGCTGTTCGGTTCGCGCCCGGGAGTGTTCGAAATGTCGGAAAGGCGCGCCGCAAAGCACATCTATGCCAGGATGCTCGCTGTTTGGCCCCAGCTCGCTGGCGTTAAGATCACCCATTCCTGGGTCGGAAGTGTCGCCATGACGGTTGACAAGCTCGCTCATATCGGTGAGCGCGATGGGGCGAATTTTGCGGTGGGATGCAATGGCAACGGTGTCGCGCTGATGACCTATCTCGGTTATCAGACGGCGCGAAAGATCCTGGGCGAGCAAAACGCCAAATCGGCGTTCGACCGGCAAAAATTCACCGCCGTTCCTTTTTATTCCGGCAAGCCATGGTTCCTGCCTGCCTTTACCGGATGGTATCGTCTGCGCGATTTCCTCGACCGGCCGGGGCGTTGA
- a CDS encoding amino acid ABC transporter ATP-binding protein, whose amino-acid sequence MNRSNALIEIDGIRKSFGTFEVLKGISLSVGKGEAVCIIGPSGSGKSTILRCINGLIPINEGFIRVGNHKVHEMRTEKAMRPLRHQVAMVFQQYNLFPHRTALENIMMAPIQVLGHDKAEVADRARKLLAKVRLSEKADSYPGQLSGGQQQRVAIARALAMQPEVILFDEVTAALDPETVKEVLLTIRELVEEGLTCVLVTHEMKFAREVSHRVCFTDRGLIVESAPPVELFDHPKDPRTREFLGQVL is encoded by the coding sequence ATGAACCGCTCCAACGCCCTGATCGAGATCGATGGCATCCGAAAATCTTTCGGCACGTTCGAGGTCCTGAAAGGAATTTCCCTCAGCGTCGGCAAGGGGGAGGCTGTCTGCATCATCGGACCGTCCGGTTCCGGAAAGTCGACCATTTTGCGCTGCATCAACGGCCTGATTCCGATCAATGAGGGTTTTATCCGGGTGGGAAATCACAAGGTGCACGAGATGCGCACCGAGAAGGCAATGCGGCCATTGCGCCACCAGGTGGCAATGGTGTTCCAGCAGTACAATCTCTTTCCGCATCGCACCGCCCTGGAAAACATCATGATGGCGCCGATCCAAGTGCTCGGCCATGACAAGGCAGAGGTCGCGGATCGCGCCCGGAAGCTTCTCGCCAAGGTGCGCCTGTCGGAAAAGGCCGACAGCTATCCTGGCCAGCTTTCCGGCGGCCAGCAGCAACGCGTGGCTATTGCCCGCGCGCTTGCCATGCAGCCGGAAGTCATTCTTTTCGATGAGGTGACTGCCGCCCTGGACCCGGAAACGGTCAAGGAGGTTCTTCTTACGATCCGCGAGCTTGTTGAGGAGGGGCTGACCTGTGTCCTCGTCACCCACGAAATGAAATTCGCGCGTGAGGTTTCACACCGCGTCTGCTTCACCGACCGGGGGTTGATTGTTGAAAGTGCCCCACCCGTCGAGCTGTTCGACCATCCAAAAGATCCGCGCACACGCGAGTTTCTTGGCCAGGTTCTGTGA
- a CDS encoding amino acid ABC transporter permease, translated as MVSTMTYENKKRAVLLFIALAVAIWIAIDALAGGAQHWNRVAVRLPLLLTGSGSGWPISGGFILNILLSIASMAVATTLGTVMGLATLAKSPFIRLPAFFVMNFLRNSPWLVLLFAMLYILPFEMKIFGFVVPFPPFVKAVIGLALPTAANFSEVIRGAVQSIHSGQWEASRSLGYTQLQIYRYVILPQALRRMIPGWMNLYALLMIATALATVTGIQDVLTILNTSLAMESERALVYFYPTILFLFFAYCYPIAIFARRLEHAVKGDNL; from the coding sequence ATGGTCTCCACCATGACTTACGAAAACAAGAAACGTGCCGTCCTGCTTTTCATCGCGCTTGCGGTGGCAATCTGGATTGCGATCGATGCACTCGCCGGCGGCGCGCAACACTGGAACCGCGTCGCCGTGCGCCTGCCACTGCTCCTGACAGGCTCCGGCTCCGGCTGGCCGATAAGTGGCGGCTTCATCCTCAACATCCTGCTGTCGATTGCCTCCATGGCGGTGGCGACTACCCTTGGCACCGTGATGGGTCTTGCGACGCTCGCAAAATCGCCCTTCATTCGCCTGCCGGCATTTTTCGTCATGAATTTCCTGCGAAACTCGCCCTGGCTCGTCCTGCTTTTCGCGATGCTTTACATTCTGCCTTTCGAGATGAAGATCTTCGGCTTCGTCGTTCCCTTCCCGCCTTTCGTAAAGGCGGTCATCGGGCTGGCGTTACCGACGGCGGCAAACTTCTCCGAAGTCATTCGCGGGGCGGTGCAGTCGATCCATAGCGGACAATGGGAGGCGTCCCGTTCGCTCGGTTACACCCAGCTGCAGATCTATCGTTACGTCATCCTTCCCCAAGCCTTGCGCCGGATGATACCTGGCTGGATGAACCTCTATGCCCTGCTGATGATTGCAACGGCGCTTGCCACGGTCACGGGTATTCAGGACGTTTTGACCATCCTCAACACCTCACTGGCGATGGAGAGCGAACGGGCGCTCGTCTATTTTTATCCGACCATCCTCTTCCTGTTTTTTGCCTATTGCTACCCGATCGCGATCTTCGCGCGGCGCCTGGAGCATGCGGTTAAAGGAGACAATCTATGA
- a CDS encoding amino acid ABC transporter permease, translated as MFGLDYSWLTDPAYQQWLLTGVLNTLKLAALSSSAAIIIGLLGALALTLRIFWLDAIIELFVEVFRNTPPLLQMLFAYFTLSTLGLKVTDPSTGLQMPLLSAFACASISLSLFGGALAIEAFRSGIETMPRSIIEAARSLGYSRWSRFWKVEAPIAVRISLPAITNILTNLFKTTSQASVITVPELMYYAGQIYNDTFRTLEVMILVLVIYVGLVSILTFAMSRLEAWMAFPGYGKGH; from the coding sequence TTGTTCGGTCTTGATTATTCCTGGCTTACGGATCCAGCCTATCAGCAATGGCTGCTCACCGGGGTCCTCAACACACTCAAGCTTGCGGCACTGTCATCCAGTGCCGCGATCATCATCGGCCTTCTCGGTGCGCTTGCGCTGACTTTGCGGATTTTCTGGCTGGATGCCATCATCGAGCTGTTCGTGGAGGTGTTCCGCAACACGCCGCCACTGCTGCAGATGCTTTTTGCCTATTTCACGCTGTCGACGCTGGGGCTGAAAGTTACCGATCCCTCCACCGGTCTGCAGATGCCGCTTCTGAGTGCATTCGCCTGCGCCTCGATTTCGCTCAGCCTGTTCGGCGGAGCGCTGGCCATCGAGGCTTTCAGGTCCGGCATCGAAACCATGCCGCGGTCGATCATAGAAGCGGCCCGGTCGCTCGGATACAGCCGGTGGTCGCGTTTCTGGAAAGTTGAGGCGCCGATTGCTGTGCGCATCAGCCTGCCGGCGATTACCAACATTCTCACCAACCTGTTCAAAACAACCTCTCAGGCTTCGGTCATTACGGTGCCGGAACTGATGTATTACGCCGGCCAGATCTACAACGACACGTTTCGCACACTCGAGGTCATGATCCTCGTGCTCGTCATCTATGTGGGGCTCGTATCCATCCTGACATTTGCAATGTCCAGGCTCGAAGCCTGGATGGCTTTCCCCGGTTATGGAAAGGGACACTGA
- a CDS encoding transporter substrate-binding domain-containing protein, which yields MKKKAANILATTALAALGMLAASAALAGTLDDVKARDKLIVGVKNDYPPYGYLNDKGEIIGFEVELAKYVAKELLGSSDKIEFVPVVAANRIEFLTAGRIDAIFATLGVTPERDKVIDFTTAYVSSPGPAVMMAKEATTSKWEELKGKPVCGIQGSYYNKKMTEEFGIQLVAFKTQPEAMRALRDNRCVGFVFDQMTLDLKVQEADWKGYKVAVPTYEYLPMAGGIREGDKAFQEAVDNAITKAEAEGKMIAWETEFNIPHADYIAERAKAAKAKLN from the coding sequence ATGAAGAAAAAAGCAGCAAACATTCTCGCAACTACCGCCCTGGCGGCTTTGGGCATGCTGGCGGCCAGTGCCGCGCTCGCCGGTACGCTTGATGACGTCAAGGCCCGCGACAAGCTGATCGTCGGCGTCAAGAACGATTATCCACCTTATGGGTATCTCAACGACAAGGGTGAGATCATCGGCTTCGAAGTCGAACTGGCGAAATACGTCGCCAAGGAACTTCTGGGGTCTTCAGACAAGATCGAATTTGTGCCGGTCGTTGCCGCCAATCGTATCGAGTTCCTGACCGCTGGTCGTATCGATGCGATTTTCGCGACGCTTGGCGTCACGCCGGAGCGCGACAAGGTCATCGATTTCACCACCGCTTACGTATCGTCTCCAGGCCCTGCCGTCATGATGGCCAAAGAAGCGACCACCAGCAAATGGGAGGAGCTGAAGGGTAAGCCGGTCTGCGGCATTCAGGGATCCTATTATAACAAGAAGATGACCGAGGAATTCGGAATCCAGCTTGTTGCCTTCAAGACCCAACCGGAGGCCATGCGCGCTTTGCGCGACAATCGTTGCGTGGGTTTTGTCTTCGACCAGATGACCCTTGACCTCAAGGTTCAGGAAGCGGACTGGAAAGGCTACAAGGTCGCCGTCCCCACCTATGAGTATCTGCCGATGGCAGGTGGTATCCGCGAAGGCGACAAGGCGTTCCAGGAGGCCGTGGACAACGCCATCACCAAGGCGGAAGCCGAAGGCAAGATGATCGCCTGGGAAACCGAGTTCAATATTCCCCACGCCGATTACATTGCCGAGCGCGCCAAGGCTGCCAAAGCAAAACTGAACTGA
- a CDS encoding IclR family transcriptional regulator gives MAKSTQSSSGGAQLLDRAVALLDLVADGGVQGVTLKELTNRSGLNTATCHRILNTLVGHKLLARDDRKRCYRLGARMAIYGARAARGPGIISRCEMALTRIRRRTGDTIHLMARLNHDSVCLDRRDGECVVPTLTGSIGGSVPLGVGPGSIAMLAFLEEDEQEFIIRANIERYAAYRDLTADKVRRLIAETRERGYAIDVGELIPGIAGVSVPIFSDGTTPNASLGFTLLSAKLEPGTLEQYAMLLKDEISAIVDQ, from the coding sequence ATGGCCAAATCCACCCAATCCTCCTCTGGTGGCGCGCAGCTTCTGGATCGAGCGGTAGCTCTTCTGGATCTTGTTGCAGACGGCGGCGTACAAGGCGTCACGCTCAAGGAACTAACGAACAGATCCGGACTCAACACGGCTACCTGCCACCGCATCCTCAACACGCTGGTCGGCCACAAGCTCCTCGCTCGTGACGACAGGAAGCGCTGTTACCGGCTGGGCGCGCGTATGGCGATTTACGGTGCGCGCGCCGCACGTGGACCTGGCATCATCAGCCGCTGCGAAATGGCGCTGACCCGCATTCGGCGCCGAACCGGCGATACCATCCACCTGATGGCCCGGTTGAACCACGATTCCGTTTGCCTCGACAGACGCGACGGAGAATGCGTGGTGCCGACACTGACCGGCTCGATCGGTGGTTCGGTCCCGCTTGGCGTCGGTCCAGGCTCAATTGCCATGCTCGCCTTCCTCGAAGAGGACGAACAGGAATTCATCATCCGCGCCAATATCGAGCGCTATGCCGCCTACCGCGATCTCACCGCCGACAAAGTGCGCCGACTGATCGCTGAAACACGCGAACGCGGTTATGCAATCGACGTCGGCGAGCTTATCCCCGGGATTGCCGGCGTTTCCGTGCCGATTTTTTCGGATGGTACAACGCCAAACGCTTCCCTGGGCTTCACACTTTTAAGTGCCAAGCTGGAGCCCGGCACACTGGAGCAATATGCGATGCTGCTAAAGGACGAAATCTCGGCGATCGTCGATCAATAG
- a CDS encoding SDR family NAD(P)-dependent oxidoreductase has product MTDRKTVLISGGNRGIGAATGRAFMEAGWKVSLGMRTPLLPEWADPALVHVQAYDALAPQSPVDWAAAVLARFGRIDAVVANAGVMVRKTVVEATDEEFASLMDVNVNGPRRVVQACWDPLIASGAGRVAIVASLSGKRVKSAVSGAYSVSKFAALGLSHAIRHAGFDKGVRATAICPGFVATDMGLPLAGAMPSDTLTQPEDIASSILHVVSLPNRASVSEFWVNCLLDDSY; this is encoded by the coding sequence ATGACCGACAGGAAAACCGTCCTCATTTCCGGAGGCAATCGCGGTATCGGTGCTGCCACCGGCAGGGCCTTTATGGAGGCCGGCTGGAAGGTCTCGCTTGGAATGCGCACGCCGCTACTGCCGGAATGGGCGGATCCAGCGTTAGTCCACGTGCAGGCCTATGACGCGCTCGCCCCGCAATCGCCTGTCGACTGGGCTGCTGCCGTTCTGGCACGGTTCGGGCGCATCGATGCTGTTGTTGCCAACGCCGGCGTCATGGTGCGCAAGACCGTGGTGGAAGCGACTGACGAGGAGTTCGCCTCATTGATGGACGTCAACGTCAATGGCCCGCGGCGCGTTGTGCAGGCCTGCTGGGACCCGCTAATCGCGTCCGGAGCTGGTCGCGTGGCGATTGTCGCCTCGCTATCGGGGAAAAGGGTCAAATCGGCAGTGTCTGGCGCCTACTCGGTCTCGAAATTCGCAGCCCTTGGCCTGTCGCATGCAATCCGTCATGCCGGTTTCGACAAGGGTGTAAGGGCGACCGCCATATGTCCGGGTTTCGTTGCGACTGATATGGGGCTGCCTCTGGCAGGCGCGATGCCGTCGGACACCCTGACCCAACCTGAAGATATTGCCAGCTCCATCCTGCATGTCGTCAGTTTGCCGAACCGCGCGAGTGTTTCGGAATTCTGGGTCAACTGCCTGCTCGATGACAGCTATTGA
- a CDS encoding NAD(P)/FAD-dependent oxidoreductase: MGKFSPFDQTLWFATAAPAPKTARLEGRVDVDVCVVGAGYTGLTTALELARRGVKVALVEAQEAGFGGSGRNAGHCTPTFSYYSLPSLGKILGEPWAERLIHRQTRANDRVVEMISTYGIDCEWVQNGYVMGALRPGAMSTLQMKSDAYAGAGARCRVIGRDEVEALTGSPRFYGAWYHEEGGHLNPLSYARGLARAVIAEGGQVFTASPVEDVQPEAGKWSVRTPRGAVLAEKVIFATGAYTVGGWKNLDKSFRIKKVFLAATQPLDPETRAKVLPHNTTMHDGRGDIYVYKYNREGRIVASMFPMGQRGADPDYTRQVLTDRLKFLHPQISEEIRWEYFWFGELDMQMRTVPRLYDLAPGIVACTGLSGRGVPTGSMLGGVLSEWALGVPDKDLSLKIEPLHRAPLLMSFAPGLRLRYFRMQENHATRKEGATLLPHA; this comes from the coding sequence TTGGGAAAATTTTCACCTTTTGACCAAACCTTGTGGTTTGCAACCGCAGCGCCCGCGCCGAAAACCGCGAGGCTTGAAGGCCGTGTCGATGTGGACGTCTGTGTCGTGGGCGCGGGATATACCGGACTGACGACGGCGCTGGAGCTGGCGCGCAGGGGCGTCAAGGTTGCTTTGGTCGAAGCGCAAGAGGCAGGTTTTGGCGGTTCGGGACGCAATGCCGGCCACTGCACCCCGACCTTCAGCTATTACAGCCTGCCGTCGCTCGGGAAAATTCTGGGCGAGCCCTGGGCGGAGCGCCTTATTCACCGCCAGACGCGGGCCAATGATCGCGTCGTCGAGATGATCTCGACCTACGGAATCGACTGCGAATGGGTCCAGAATGGTTATGTTATGGGCGCATTGCGTCCCGGCGCCATGTCCACGCTGCAGATGAAGTCTGATGCATATGCCGGCGCTGGCGCGCGCTGCCGGGTCATTGGCAGGGACGAGGTCGAAGCGTTGACAGGCAGCCCTCGTTTTTATGGCGCCTGGTATCACGAGGAGGGCGGTCATTTGAACCCGCTTTCATACGCACGTGGCCTTGCACGCGCCGTTATCGCAGAGGGCGGGCAGGTGTTTACCGCGTCCCCGGTCGAGGATGTCCAGCCAGAGGCCGGGAAATGGTCCGTGCGAACGCCCCGGGGCGCTGTGCTGGCTGAAAAGGTGATCTTCGCGACCGGCGCTTACACCGTCGGTGGCTGGAAAAACCTCGATAAAAGCTTCCGCATCAAGAAAGTATTTCTCGCGGCCACCCAGCCGCTCGATCCGGAAACGCGCGCAAAAGTCCTGCCCCACAATACGACCATGCATGATGGGCGCGGCGATATCTATGTCTACAAATACAACCGTGAAGGTCGCATTGTTGCCTCCATGTTCCCCATGGGCCAGCGTGGCGCCGACCCTGACTATACCCGGCAGGTTCTCACAGACCGGCTGAAATTCCTTCATCCGCAGATCAGCGAGGAAATCCGTTGGGAATATTTCTGGTTCGGCGAACTGGACATGCAGATGCGCACTGTCCCGAGGCTCTATGATCTGGCGCCCGGCATCGTTGCCTGTACGGGACTTTCTGGCCGCGGCGTGCCAACCGGCTCCATGCTTGGCGGCGTCTTGTCAGAATGGGCGCTGGGCGTGCCGGACAAGGACCTCTCCCTGAAAATTGAACCACTGCACAGGGCGCCGTTGCTGATGTCCTTCGCGCCCGGTCTGCGCCTTCGTTATTTTCGCATGCAGGAAAACCATGCAACCCGCAAGGAAGGCGCCACCCTTCTTCCCCATGCCTGA
- a CDS encoding GntR family transcriptional regulator has product MSVTLEFPSLPLSELVTPQDLPADGNMTNRIHALLRKLIVEVKLLPGRALSEKEIATLLHVSKTPVREAIIRLSEEGFVTVVPQGGTYISPIDVQRYMEACFIRFKLEEGAVIEATKRHSLEDIARLKTCLSQQRTAAADEEFTNFFLLDEEFHRTIFSAARLPGAWSVVNQAKGEMDRMRHLKRVFAVRRTEKVIEEHEAIVNSIESGDVEAAREAVQRHLGSLETKIAELSKNPKIWTFIEQVNTRVTRKRASRGQKTPD; this is encoded by the coding sequence ATGTCTGTTACCCTTGAATTCCCATCGTTACCGCTGTCCGAACTCGTCACCCCGCAAGACCTGCCGGCTGACGGAAACATGACCAACAGGATCCATGCCTTACTTCGCAAACTGATTGTCGAGGTGAAGCTGCTCCCAGGGCGGGCGCTGTCGGAAAAGGAGATCGCGACACTGCTGCATGTCAGCAAAACTCCGGTCCGCGAGGCAATCATTCGCCTTTCCGAAGAAGGTTTCGTGACTGTCGTGCCGCAAGGTGGCACCTACATCTCGCCGATCGACGTTCAGCGGTACATGGAGGCCTGTTTCATTCGATTCAAGCTGGAAGAAGGCGCTGTGATCGAGGCAACCAAGCGGCATTCGCTGGAAGACATCGCACGGCTGAAAACCTGTCTGTCGCAGCAGCGCACTGCCGCCGCGGATGAGGAATTCACTAACTTTTTCCTGCTCGACGAGGAATTCCACCGCACGATCTTTTCAGCAGCTCGCCTTCCTGGAGCCTGGAGCGTCGTAAATCAGGCGAAAGGCGAAATGGACCGAATGCGACACCTGAAGCGCGTTTTTGCAGTCCGTCGCACCGAGAAGGTTATCGAAGAGCACGAAGCAATCGTGAACTCAATCGAATCCGGCGATGTCGAAGCCGCAAGAGAGGCCGTACAGCGCCACCTCGGATCACTCGAAACCAAAATCGCAGAACTCTCCAAGAACCCGAAGATCTGGACCTTCATCGAGCAGGTCAACACGCGCGTCACGAGGAAGCGCGCTTCACGGGGGCAGAAGACGCCTGACTGA
- a CDS encoding ABC transporter ATP-binding protein, with product MSAVQINDVVKRYGALEVVHGINLSIQPQEFVVLVGPSGCGKSTTLRMLAGLEDISDGTVSMDGRVVNKIAPKDRDVAMVFQNYALYPHLSVADNIAFGLRVRGEKRAVIDKAVAEAAQILGLTEYLGRKPADLSGGQRQRVAMGRAIVRRPKIFLFDEPLSNLDAKLRTHMRAEIKLLHKRMNATSIYVTHDQVEAMTLADRIVIMNGGHIEQVGSPMEVFLEPANTFVASFIGSPPMNLLSGTIEKQDGTVKVKITGSAGQRFSVPEAFAKNVTEGQQVKLGLRPEIMSVETEDSRENLNCSIDLVEPLGAEALLHGRADGQPFIAKAETLYGDHTLNGVTRLGIDTTRIHVFDAATGRSLKTPSGARP from the coding sequence ATGTCCGCAGTTCAAATCAACGACGTCGTCAAGCGCTATGGTGCCCTTGAAGTCGTCCACGGTATCAATCTTTCCATACAGCCGCAGGAATTCGTTGTCCTCGTAGGTCCTTCGGGATGCGGAAAGTCCACCACGCTGCGCATGCTCGCCGGGCTGGAAGACATTTCGGACGGCACCGTTTCAATGGACGGCCGAGTGGTCAACAAGATCGCGCCCAAAGACCGCGATGTCGCGATGGTGTTTCAGAACTACGCGCTTTATCCGCATCTGAGCGTGGCCGATAACATCGCTTTTGGCCTGCGAGTGAGGGGCGAAAAGCGAGCGGTTATCGACAAGGCGGTGGCAGAAGCTGCACAGATCCTCGGGCTCACCGAATATCTGGGCCGCAAGCCGGCGGATCTTTCCGGTGGCCAGCGCCAACGCGTCGCCATGGGTCGTGCCATCGTGCGCAGGCCGAAAATCTTCCTGTTCGACGAACCTCTCTCGAACCTCGACGCAAAGCTGCGCACCCACATGCGGGCCGAGATTAAATTGCTGCACAAGCGGATGAACGCCACCAGCATCTACGTGACGCACGATCAGGTCGAGGCAATGACACTTGCGGACCGCATCGTCATCATGAATGGCGGCCATATCGAGCAGGTCGGTTCGCCGATGGAGGTTTTCCTCGAACCGGCCAACACGTTCGTCGCAAGTTTTATCGGCTCACCGCCCATGAACCTTCTGTCCGGGACGATTGAAAAGCAGGATGGCACCGTAAAGGTCAAAATCACAGGTAGTGCCGGACAACGCTTCAGCGTCCCGGAAGCATTTGCGAAAAATGTGACGGAAGGGCAGCAGGTCAAACTCGGCCTGCGACCCGAAATCATGTCGGTAGAGACCGAAGACAGTCGTGAAAACCTCAATTGCAGCATCGACCTCGTGGAGCCCTTGGGCGCGGAGGCTCTGCTCCACGGCAGGGCTGATGGCCAGCCATTTATTGCCAAGGCGGAAACACTTTACGGCGATCATACTCTCAACGGCGTCACACGACTTGGCATCGATACCACACGCATCCATGTCTTCGATGCGGCAACCGGAAGGTCGCTGAAAACCCCAAGCGGGGCGCGACCATGA
- a CDS encoding ABC transporter permease — MKKGFQERLHDLQEDVRRDWQLYLLLAPMIIWFAVFLYKPMYGLVIAFQDFSIFRGIAKSPWVGFENFAELFHNDMFIRAFWNTLKISALGLIFAFPVPIILALMFNEVQNSVARSWAQTIVYLPHFISVVIVAGIVINFLSPSIGIVNLLLKGLGFEPIYFLTQPEWFRPIYIGSSVWKEAGFESIVYLAAIAGVSPTLYESARVDGASRWQMMWRITLPCILPTIVIMLIIRIGNLVEVGFEYIILLYRPSTYETADVVSTFIYRTGLQGTQYDLATAAGLFNAVIAFVLVYSANRISRKVSSTSLW; from the coding sequence ATGAAAAAGGGTTTTCAGGAACGCCTTCACGATCTCCAGGAAGATGTTCGCCGCGACTGGCAGCTCTACCTACTTCTCGCTCCGATGATTATCTGGTTCGCCGTCTTTCTCTATAAGCCCATGTACGGGCTGGTCATCGCGTTTCAGGACTTCTCGATTTTTCGCGGCATTGCAAAGAGCCCGTGGGTCGGTTTTGAAAACTTCGCGGAGCTCTTTCACAATGACATGTTCATCCGCGCCTTCTGGAACACCCTAAAAATCAGCGCTCTCGGCCTGATCTTCGCGTTTCCGGTCCCGATCATCCTGGCCTTGATGTTCAACGAGGTTCAAAACAGCGTTGCCCGAAGCTGGGCCCAGACGATCGTTTACCTGCCGCATTTCATTTCGGTGGTGATCGTGGCCGGCATCGTCATCAACTTCCTGTCGCCGTCGATAGGCATCGTCAATCTTCTGCTGAAAGGCCTTGGATTCGAGCCGATATACTTCCTGACCCAGCCGGAATGGTTTCGTCCGATTTATATCGGCTCGTCGGTCTGGAAGGAAGCGGGCTTCGAATCCATCGTCTATCTCGCCGCCATCGCTGGCGTGAGCCCGACGCTTTATGAATCTGCCCGTGTGGACGGGGCATCGCGCTGGCAGATGATGTGGCGGATCACCCTGCCCTGCATCCTGCCGACAATCGTGATCATGCTGATCATCCGCATCGGCAATCTGGTCGAGGTCGGGTTCGAATATATCATTCTGCTCTATCGGCCATCCACCTATGAGACGGCAGATGTCGTTTCCACCTTCATTTACCGCACCGGCTTGCAGGGTACCCAATACGATCTCGCGACGGCCGCCGGACTGTTCAATGCGGTTATCGCTTTCGTCCTCGTCTATTCGGCAAATCGCATCAGCCGAAAAGTCTCGTCGACATCGCTTTGGTGA